Proteins found in one Enterococcus sp. 9D6_DIV0238 genomic segment:
- the lepB gene encoding signal peptidase I: MEQKAKVKNHKRRKKIREQTAKKKNVKSRKSQQTTAKTTVTSAAKKKHSSSRTINRKKGKRKKTSQKRKRSEQRHQIYKEIGISFFLLMSLFFLLQWLFFSLPTVNGYGMTATLNDGDRLFVRKHAQIKRFDLIYFKNPVNDQLMIRRVIGLPGEEITYEEDQLMIDQKFVVERFLVNEQNEAKAEERLLTENFSLASLTGSRALPKGSYFVLGDNRHYAADSRQFGWIDEENIIGVVKTRLLPLHNMTQF; the protein is encoded by the coding sequence ATGGAACAAAAGGCTAAAGTTAAGAACCATAAAAGACGTAAAAAGATAAGAGAGCAGACTGCCAAAAAAAAGAACGTAAAAAGCCGAAAGTCGCAACAAACAACGGCTAAGACAACGGTGACCTCTGCAGCAAAAAAGAAGCATTCTTCATCCAGAACAATAAATAGAAAAAAAGGGAAACGAAAAAAAACGAGTCAAAAAAGAAAAAGAAGTGAGCAAAGACACCAAATATACAAAGAAATTGGTATCAGCTTTTTCCTGTTGATGAGTCTTTTTTTTCTATTACAGTGGCTTTTCTTTAGCTTGCCGACAGTCAATGGTTATGGGATGACGGCTACATTGAACGATGGTGATCGACTTTTTGTAAGGAAGCACGCACAGATCAAGCGGTTTGATTTGATCTATTTTAAAAATCCCGTGAACGATCAGTTGATGATCAGGCGGGTCATTGGTCTACCAGGAGAAGAGATTACTTATGAAGAGGATCAATTGATGATCGATCAAAAGTTCGTTGTCGAACGATTTTTAGTGAACGAACAAAACGAAGCAAAAGCAGAGGAGCGCTTATTAACTGAAAATTTTTCTTTAGCTTCCTTGACAGGGTCTAGGGCTTTACCGAAGGGCAGCTATTTTGTATTGGGCGATAATCGTCATTACGCAGCGGATAGTCGTCAGTTTGGCTGGATCGATGAAGAAAACATTATTGGTGTTGTGAAAACAAGGCTGTTGCCGTTGCACAACATGACACAATTTTAA
- a CDS encoding YfhO family protein, giving the protein MKYKEWIKHKGWAFLLSILLPISIMGFVYFLLGIYPGSEKTILASDALSQTSNFFASFNNALHGKQSFLYTWYGSLGLNYWSFMAYYINGIFSPLVYFFDNSQIPDALYMILLLKFGAIGGTFWVMSDRIFKIPQWSKLILSVSFALSGFCVAYSPQQMWLDGLIYLPLVILGIHRLMDERKPALLFISYLLLFLSNFYMAFMIGVFSFLYVLCRFILAPQTYKKTLITYLITSLLAGGASMVTILPTLLDLKNNGESLTKLSRLFTNDTGIWDIPVKTMVGVYDTSKYGSAPFLYFGLLGTIFCLFYFVSPKIKLKNKLVYGSLFFLLIASVYIEPMNLFWHGFHAPNMFLFRFSFLFSFLGLLLAGFGLEKATKEDGNRILNIVLGIIFLYVLIVFLANRKRYDFLDKNAVLASVVFLIVYLLILLLKDRFKSKQTIWLFLLVAVFIGEMTLNAQKLVEGIATEWRYPERIAYTQNYEDVHRLVEWTKEQNDTLYRVGNLNSSSRNESFIHGYSGVSMFSSIRNRHSSMYMNELGFRSTGTNLTIQYINNTLVMDSLLGIKYNLAQNDPDKFGFTLKKKVGKYGVYENEFALPLGMLTDKGIYKKDVVKNQTELLQYLSGETDSFFYFSEIKTVKEENVQVEDHDSVLFYSKTMPNKLRTLTYSVDVPARSQAYLSLYGQGTEVDVKMKVNGVESWAGLEGTGQYYNLGYYDKAETVEVEVSFTGDRVVHLVRPNAMFINVDTFKEAIQKVKEKEVDFKTDGRTAEAKVNLDKEQVVLTTIPYDKGWQAYIDGEKVAIPTFKDAFLALPVAKGSHTIKFVFVPQGLKLGVILFVSCILLFTFYNWQLIKKNKQSLIVIENGGYYD; this is encoded by the coding sequence ATGAAGTATAAAGAATGGATCAAACATAAGGGCTGGGCATTTTTATTGAGCATTCTTTTACCGATCAGCATCATGGGCTTTGTTTATTTTCTTCTAGGAATTTATCCAGGCAGCGAGAAAACGATTTTAGCTAGTGATGCTTTATCGCAAACGTCTAATTTTTTTGCCAGTTTCAACAATGCTTTACATGGAAAACAGAGCTTTTTATATACTTGGTACGGCTCTTTAGGGCTGAATTACTGGTCCTTTATGGCGTACTATATCAATGGTATTTTTAGCCCACTTGTTTATTTTTTTGATAACAGTCAAATACCAGACGCATTGTATATGATCCTTTTACTGAAATTCGGTGCGATCGGCGGAACATTTTGGGTAATGAGCGATCGTATTTTCAAAATTCCCCAATGGAGCAAATTGATTTTGAGTGTCAGTTTTGCCTTAAGCGGATTTTGCGTTGCGTATTCTCCGCAGCAAATGTGGCTGGACGGGTTGATTTATCTACCGTTAGTTATTTTAGGGATTCACCGCTTGATGGATGAAAGAAAACCGGCATTATTGTTTATCAGTTATTTACTCTTGTTTTTATCAAACTTTTACATGGCTTTCATGATCGGTGTCTTTTCTTTTCTATATGTATTATGTCGATTTATATTAGCGCCGCAAACGTACAAAAAGACGTTGATCACCTATTTGATTACTTCGCTTTTAGCAGGCGGAGCTTCAATGGTCACTATTTTACCTACCTTACTTGATTTGAAAAACAATGGGGAAAGCTTAACTAAATTAAGTCGTTTGTTTACAAATGATACAGGGATCTGGGATATTCCAGTCAAAACCATGGTAGGTGTCTATGATACTAGTAAATACGGAAGTGCACCGTTTCTGTATTTTGGTTTATTAGGAACGATTTTTTGCCTTTTCTATTTTGTTAGTCCAAAAATAAAATTAAAAAATAAACTCGTATACGGCAGTCTTTTTTTCCTTTTGATCGCCAGTGTTTATATTGAACCAATGAATCTATTTTGGCATGGATTCCATGCGCCAAATATGTTTTTATTCCGTTTTAGCTTTCTATTTTCTTTTTTAGGATTACTTTTAGCAGGGTTCGGACTGGAAAAAGCGACGAAAGAAGACGGTAATCGCATATTAAATATCGTTTTAGGCATCATTTTTCTTTATGTTTTGATCGTTTTCTTAGCGAATCGCAAACGTTATGATTTTTTAGATAAAAATGCTGTCCTGGCTAGTGTCGTTTTTCTGATTGTTTACTTGCTGATTTTGTTACTGAAAGATCGCTTCAAATCAAAACAAACTATTTGGTTATTTCTTTTAGTAGCTGTTTTCATCGGAGAAATGACATTGAATGCTCAAAAATTAGTGGAGGGAATTGCAACTGAATGGCGTTACCCAGAACGAATTGCCTACACTCAAAACTATGAAGATGTGCATCGATTAGTTGAATGGACAAAAGAGCAAAATGATACTTTATACCGCGTAGGAAATCTCAACAGTAGTTCAAGAAATGAAAGTTTTATTCACGGCTACAGCGGAGTTTCAATGTTTTCATCGATCCGAAACCGTCATTCTTCAATGTATATGAATGAATTAGGATTTCGTTCAACAGGAACCAATTTAACGATCCAATATATCAATAACACGCTAGTGATGGATTCTTTGTTAGGAATCAAATACAATTTAGCGCAGAATGATCCAGATAAATTTGGCTTTACTCTTAAGAAAAAAGTCGGTAAATATGGTGTGTATGAAAATGAATTTGCCTTACCTTTAGGCATGCTGACGGATAAAGGCATATACAAAAAAGATGTGGTAAAAAATCAAACAGAGTTGTTGCAGTATTTATCCGGCGAAACAGATTCGTTCTTCTATTTTTCTGAGATCAAAACGGTCAAAGAAGAAAATGTTCAAGTTGAAGATCATGATTCTGTCTTATTTTACTCCAAAACAATGCCTAATAAACTGAGAACACTGACTTATTCAGTCGATGTTCCGGCACGTTCACAAGCCTACCTTAGCTTGTACGGTCAGGGAACCGAGGTTGACGTCAAAATGAAAGTCAATGGTGTTGAAAGTTGGGCTGGTTTGGAAGGAACGGGGCAATATTATAATTTAGGCTACTATGATAAAGCTGAAACAGTAGAGGTCGAAGTCAGCTTCACAGGTGACCGGGTGGTCCATTTAGTGAGGCCGAATGCTATGTTTATCAACGTCGATACATTTAAAGAGGCGATTCAAAAGGTGAAGGAAAAAGAAGTTGACTTTAAAACAGATGGGCGTACTGCAGAGGCTAAGGTGAATTTAGATAAAGAACAAGTGGTCTTGACGACGATTCCTTATGATAAGGGATGGCAAGCCTACATTGATGGAGAAAAAGTGGCTATTCCGACCTTCAAAGATGCTTTTCTTGCGTTGCCAGTCGCAAAAGGCAGTCATACGATCAAATTCGTCTTTGTTCCACAAGGGCTTAAACTGGGAGTGATTTTATTTGTCAGTTGTATTCTTCTTTTTACTTTCTACAACTGGCAACTAATAAAAAAGAACAAACAAAGCTTAATAGTAATTGAGAATGGAGGGTACTATGACTAA
- a CDS encoding DUF5067 domain-containing protein — MTKKPIKVLLLFLLLVFSGCSAKLADKKESFEAKGIDYKIQLPSTWETVTDFKVKYSNEAVFGAQDTKSNSTLVVMGQRKEAVTLDEDFGKRMRKELKEQYNYKKESEIFMKEFKVGKYKGYKYTLDTMFEKRSTWLHLYYIETAHGLLQLNYYSANDGGHEKRAEIIDESARSVKEVSDSGSDTSDETDEVVFKNETLSIELTGVMNLNGEGSKKLLALRYTVENIGEQDVTAKIWDEAIQVTQNGQTLAEGKLPKENTILDIPKLIEQKNEAIAIGASAESVSLYELKDTSEVTLIPSKERFAEADEIPIVITTAAEEGDK; from the coding sequence ATGACTAAGAAACCAATAAAGGTATTACTGTTGTTCTTACTTCTTGTTTTTAGTGGTTGTTCAGCTAAATTAGCAGACAAAAAAGAATCTTTTGAGGCAAAAGGGATCGATTATAAGATCCAGTTGCCGAGTACATGGGAAACAGTGACGGATTTCAAAGTAAAATACAGTAATGAAGCAGTATTTGGTGCACAAGATACCAAAAGTAACTCAACTTTAGTCGTCATGGGTCAAAGAAAAGAAGCAGTAACGCTGGATGAAGATTTTGGCAAGCGGATGCGAAAAGAACTGAAAGAACAGTATAACTATAAAAAAGAATCTGAAATCTTTATGAAAGAATTTAAGGTTGGGAAATATAAAGGATACAAATATACCTTAGATACAATGTTTGAAAAGCGTTCAACTTGGCTGCATTTATACTACATTGAAACAGCGCACGGACTGCTTCAGTTAAATTATTATTCAGCAAATGATGGCGGCCATGAAAAAAGAGCGGAAATCATTGATGAATCGGCACGTTCTGTAAAAGAAGTCAGTGATTCAGGAAGCGACACTTCTGATGAAACAGATGAAGTAGTTTTTAAAAACGAAACCCTTTCGATCGAATTGACTGGTGTGATGAATTTAAATGGTGAAGGCAGCAAAAAATTACTTGCGTTACGCTATACAGTTGAAAATATCGGTGAACAAGATGTGACAGCTAAAATTTGGGATGAAGCAATTCAGGTAACTCAAAATGGTCAAACCTTAGCCGAAGGCAAACTACCAAAAGAAAACACGATATTGGATATTCCTAAATTGATCGAGCAGAAAAATGAAGCAATTGCGATAGGAGCCAGTGCAGAAAGTGTGTCTTTATATGAGCTGAAGGATACAAGTGAAGTGACTTTAATTCCTTCAAAAGAACGCTTTGCAGAAGCCGATGAGATTCCGATCGTCATAACGACTGCAGCAGAGGAAGGAGATAAATAA
- the lepB gene encoding signal peptidase I, with translation MAINQMQTQKPRKGQSTIKKRQHFSNRRLPKNKKVSERETKKRLNIREGLLLFLVALCILGLLQIKTHRVDGRSMLPTLQNNDRIIVRKGQSPNRYDLITFDPEIPEESSYVKRVIGMPGDQLWTDQTGVYLRPKQADVWNDVNDQLTAFQLPDSTLKLTVSEEVARKLRNISAIPEGSYFVLGDNRNASKDSRHFGLVEAEQIEGTVVCRFYPFDRAGRIN, from the coding sequence GTGGCAATCAATCAAATGCAGACACAGAAACCTAGAAAAGGACAATCTACGATCAAAAAGCGGCAACATTTTTCAAATAGGAGGCTCCCAAAAAATAAAAAAGTATCGGAGCGGGAAACTAAAAAAAGGCTGAACATTCGTGAAGGGCTCCTGCTTTTTTTGGTAGCCCTGTGCATTCTCGGTTTATTACAAATCAAAACACATCGAGTTGACGGACGCTCGATGCTGCCTACGCTGCAAAATAATGATCGAATCATTGTGAGAAAAGGTCAATCACCGAACCGCTACGATTTGATCACTTTCGATCCGGAAATACCGGAGGAATCCAGTTACGTGAAGCGTGTGATCGGTATGCCGGGAGATCAGCTTTGGACAGATCAAACAGGTGTGTACTTAAGACCAAAACAGGCAGATGTATGGAATGATGTAAATGATCAATTAACTGCCTTCCAGTTGCCTGACAGTACATTAAAGTTGACTGTTAGTGAAGAAGTAGCTCGAAAATTACGCAATATTTCAGCGATTCCGGAAGGAAGTTATTTTGTTTTAGGCGATAATCGGAATGCCTCAAAAGACAGCCGTCACTTTGGGTTGGTCGAAGCAGAACAAATTGAAGGAACGGTGGTTTGCCGTTTTTATCCCTTTGATCGAGCAGGGCGCATAAATTGA